In the Candidatus Deferrimicrobiaceae bacterium genome, ATCGGCATCATCGGCGACCACTTCGTCGTCGACGAGTTCCCCTTCCTGGAGATGAACCCCGCGCTGCGGAAACTTCTCGGGGAAATCCGCGAAAAGGGGATCGAGAAGTTCTCGATCCGGGACGGACTGACGTACGGGGAGTTGAAGCGGTTCGTCCATTTCCTCGCCACAGGAAGGGACGACGCGCAGGAGGCGCGGTTCGAGTCCATCGATTACGGGACCATCCAGTCCCTCCGGGAGGATTCCATCGCAGTCGCCCAGGAAGAATCCCCGCTCTCGCGATCGCATCTCCTGTTCGGGGCGGCCAAGGTCCTGAGCGACCTTCTCAAGGCGATCGCGCAGGGGACCGGCAATTCGGTGGCCGAAGCCCGGGATATCGTCGTCAGCATCATGAAGGGGATCCGCCAGGACGCGCATCTCTTCCACCGCCTCATGCAGATGCAATCCCACGACGACTACACGGTGACGCACTCGCTGAACGTCTCCGCGATCGTCATGGCGCAGGCCGCCTCCCTGGATCTTCCGGAAAACCACATCCAGGAGATCGGTCTCGCCGCCATGCTCCACGACGTCGGCAAGGAGATGATCCCCTCCGAGATCCTGCAGAAGCCCGGAAAGATCGACCCGTCGGAATTCGCCACGATGGCGCAGCATCCCGTGCTGGGGGCCAAGGCGCTGAGGAAGATGGACTGCGGCTCCGACCTGCCCGTGATCGTCAGCTTCGAGCACCACATGAAGTACGACGGGTCCGGGTACCCCAAGATCCCGTCCTGGGGGAAGCTGCACGCCGTCTCCTACATGACCCAGATCGCCGACGTGTACGACGCCCTGCGAACGTATCGTCCGTACCGGGACAGCCTGGACATCAAGACGACGCTCTCGATCATGGAAAAAGGGCGGGGGACGGAGTTCGAGCCGAATCTGTACGACAACTTCCTCCGGGCGGTGCTCGCCGATCAGGCCGGCGCGGGTGCGTAGACGCTCTCGGCCTCCGCGACCAGGCGGTCGATCAGATCCCGGACGGTGGGGATGTCCCGGATCTTCCAAACGTTCTCCCCGGAGAACACCAGACCGTTCTCCACATCCCCTTCCCGGGACATGTCCAGCCGGTCGATGATGCAGAACGTGTGGTCGCAGCTTTTCAGGCAGTTCCTCTTGCACTCGCCGTCGTAGACATTCTCCCCCCCGAGCAGCCGCTCCAGAAAGCGGTTCCGGATCGCCCTCCCGGGAAGCCCCACGGGGGAGTGCATCAGGGAGATGTCCTCCCTTTTCGCGTTCCGGTAGGCGTTCTTGAACGATTCCGGAACGTCGCACTCCTTCGTCAGGACGAACCGCGTCGCCATCTGGACGCCGTCCGCCCCGTATCGCCCCAGCATCTCGGCGATCTCGTAGCCGTCCGTGATCCCGCCCGCGGCGATCAGGGGGACCTTCTTCACGACTTTGCGGATTTCCGGGAAGAGTTCGCGCAGCGGCCTGTCGGTCCCGAGGTGCCCCCCCGCCTCCTTCGCCTCGACCACGATGGCGTCGGCCCCGCACCTCTCGGCAAGCCTGCCGAATTCGGGGGAGGAGACGATGGAGACGATCGGGACGTTGTGGTCCTTTCCGACCTTGAAGACGTCGCGGGAGAATCCCGCCCCGGTGACGATCATGTCCACGCCGGCCTCGATCGACGCCATCACGGACTCCATGAACTGCCGGATGGCGAACATGATGTTGACCGCGACGATCCCGCGGGTCATCCGCTTCGCCCGGCGGATGTCCTCCTGCAGCTCCCCGATCGGGATGCCGGACCCCCCGATTGTCCCGATGCCGCCGCACTCGGCCACCGCCGAGGCGAGCGACGAGGTCGATACGCGCACGGACATTCCTCCCTGGACCAGCGGGATGCGCGCGGTAAACCGGCCGATGTTCAACTCCGGAAGCTTCACCCGTTCCCCCCCCCCGAACAAGCTATTTTATTCTATCGGGAACCGCATCGGGTTGTAAATTCTCCGGGCGTAGATTTCTCCGGGCGCAGATTCAGACCGCGCAGGGGACGGCCCGTCCCCGCAGGAGCGCCGTCCGGAAGGGCCGCTCGGGGAGCTTCCCCTTGGGAAGCGAACCCGCGATCCGCGACAGCGTGACGACGCGATACCCCTGTTCCATCGCCCCCCGGAGAATGGCGACGAAGGCATCGCGCAGGATCCCCCCCTCCACCTCGGCGTGGACGGGGTAGACATGAAGCCCGCCGCCGGAGAGGGCGTCCACGATCGTTCGGACGCCTTTTCGCCCCCCCACCTCCTCCAGGCAGGGCAGATCGGAGGGGACCTCCGCAAGACCGGTCCCGGCCAGGAGGAACGGAGCGGGGGCCCGCGTGCAGCTCACATAGTCCCACCTCCGCAGCGCGATCTCCTCCACCGCCGCCCGGGTGAGGAGCCACGCCGGGGCGCCGAAGGCCCGGGGGGGATGTCCGAGGCAGGACTCGTAAGCGGAGATTCCGCGGTCGAGCCAGGCGCCGATCCAATCCCTCCCCTTTTTCGGGAGCCGGTCCTGCCAGGCGCGGTGGTCCCACGCATGGAACTCCACCTCGTGCCCCCGCTCCTCGATTTCCCGGCACAGCGCGGGGAAGGCCGAGGCGATCATCGGGGCCTTGAGAAGGGTCCCGTACAGAGCGGTTCGGAAGCCGTAGAGCCCCGGAGCGTTCGTGCGGATCATCTTGAAGAGGAACCGCGGGTTGCGGACCATCCGATACACCGCCTTCCCGGAGTTGTCCGGCCCGAAGGAGAGAAAGAAGGTGGCGCGCAGGCCGAATTCGTCCAGAAGGGACAGAAGCGCCGGGACACCCTCCTCCATCCCCCGCCGGGTGTCGACGTCCACCTTGAGCCCGAGCACGCGTTCCCCGTCCATCCTTCCCCCGCCGCGCGAGGACGGCTTCAGCGCGGGGTGTTCTCCTCGATGAAGGCGTCCAGCGTCTTCGAAAGGGCGTCCCGGAGCCCGACCTTCGGCTCCCAGCCAAAAACCTCCCTCGCCCGGGCGATGGACGGCGTCCGGGTCTGGATGTCCTGGTATCCCTCGCCGTAATACCGCCGGGCGTCCACCTCCACGATCTCCGGCGGTTTTCTCCCCTTGCCGGCGGGGTGCTGCAGGAAGAGCTCCCCCAGGATCCGCGCCAGATCGCGGATCGAGCAGTCGTTCTCGGGATTGCCGAGGTTGAAGATCTTCCCCGCCGCGCACCCGTTCCGGTTCGCAAGGATCTTCATCAGCCCGGAGACCCCGTCGTCCACGTAGGTGAAGCAGCGGCGCTGCCGGCCGCCGTCCACCAGGCGGATCGGCTCCCCCAGGAACATTTCCGCGATGAACTGCGTGACCACCCGGGAACTCCCCTCCTTGGCGGTCTCGAGCGAGTCGAGGCGGGGGCCGATCCAGTTGAAGGGGCGGAAGAGCGTGAACGAGAGCCCCTGCCTGCCGTACGCCCAGATGACCCGGTCCAGGAGCTGCTTGCTGCAGGAGTAGATCCACCTCTCCTTGGAGATCGGCCCCAGGACGAGGTGCGACGTCTCCTCGTCGAACTCGGCGTCGGCGCACATCCCGTACACCTCGGACGTGGACGGGAAGACGACGCGCTTCCCGTACCGGTGGGCCTGCCGGACGATCCGCAGGTTCTCCTCGAAGTCCAGCTCGAACACCGCGAGGGGGCGCTCCACGTAGACCTTGGGGGTGGCGATCGCCACCAGCGGGAGCACGACGTCCGCCTTCTTGATGTGGTACTCGATCCACTCCTTGTTGATCGAGATGTCGCCCTCCACGAACTCGAACCGCCGGTCCCTCGGGATCTCCCCCAACCGGTCGTCCGCGAGGTCCATCCCGAAAACCGTCCAGTCCGTATCGGAGAGGATCCTCGCGGTCAGATGGTGCCCGATGAAGCCGTTGACGCCCAGGATCAGAACCTTCATGCGAACCTCCCCTCCCCGGCGTCCGCCAGAAGGGAGACGATCTCCTCTCCCCGCGCGACGGCGCCCTTCCATTCGACCTCCTCCAGCGAGAGCAGCCCTTCCCCCGTCCCGACGAGAAGGCGCCTCCGCCGGCCCGCATCCCTCGGCCCCTCCTCCGCCGCAGCCGGCGGGCCCGCGCCCGGAACCAGCTTCCCGGGCGGGACATCCCGAACGAGTCCTTCCTCCGATACCGGCTTCGCTCCCCAGACGAGGAGCTTCTCGCTCCCCAGGAAGGAAAACGCTCCGGGGTACGGGCGGGTGACCGCCCGCACCAGGTTGTAGATCTCCACGGCGGGCCGGGTCCAGTCGATCCGTCCGTCCTCGGGCTTCCGCCCCCCGAAGTAGCTCCCCTTCCCGATCTCGTTCGGCCGGCGCGGGATGTCCCCCGCCGCGATGCGGGGGAGAAGCCCGGACAGCAGGGACTCCGCGGCCTTCTCCAGTTTTCCGAAGAGGGTGAGGGCGGTGTCCTCGAACGCGATCGGCACCGCGGCCTGGCCGACGATATCCCCCGCGTCCGGCTTCTCGGTCATCACGTGCAGCGTCACCCCGGTTTCGGTCTCCCCGTTCACGAGGACCCAGTTGACCGGGGCCCGCCCCCGGTACCGGGGAAGGAGCGACCCGTGCAGGTTCATCGCGCAGACGCGGGGGAGGGAGAGGATCTCCGCCGAAAGCATCGACCGGTAATAGAACGAGAACAGAAAATCCGGGCGGGCGGCGCGGATGGCGTCCGGCCACGGCGGGGCGTTCACGTTGGCGGGGAGGTGGACCGGGATTCCCCGCTCCCGGCAGAAATCCGCGACGGAGCCGAACCACCGGTTCTCCTTCGGGTCGTCCGGGTGGGAAAAGACCATCGGCACCCCGAACCCGTTTTCGAGAAGCGCCCGGATCCCGAGGATGCCCATGTTGTGGTAGGCGAAGACGACGGCGCGCACGCCCTATTTCCCCGGGGCGGGGTTCGACGCGCGGGCCCCCGCCTCTCGCGAGGCGGAATCCCCCCGGCCCGGCGGCCCCTCGTGCACCGTGCGGATCGTGTAGCTGGGGCGCTTGCGGACCTCGTGGTAGATCCTGCCCACGTACTGGCCCATGATCCCCATCGCGAAAAAAAGCGCCCCGACGAAGAAGAAGAGGATCGCGAAGAGGGTGAAGACCC is a window encoding:
- a CDS encoding formyltransferase, encoding MRAVVFAYHNMGILGIRALLENGFGVPMVFSHPDDPKENRWFGSVADFCRERGIPVHLPANVNAPPWPDAIRAARPDFLFSFYYRSMLSAEILSLPRVCAMNLHGSLLPRYRGRAPVNWVLVNGETETGVTLHVMTEKPDAGDIVGQAAVPIAFEDTALTLFGKLEKAAESLLSGLLPRIAAGDIPRRPNEIGKGSYFGGRKPEDGRIDWTRPAVEIYNLVRAVTRPYPGAFSFLGSEKLLVWGAKPVSEEGLVRDVPPGKLVPGAGPPAAAEEGPRDAGRRRRLLVGTGEGLLSLEEVEWKGAVARGEEIVSLLADAGEGRFA
- a CDS encoding HD domain-containing phosphohydrolase — translated: IGIIGDHFVVDEFPFLEMNPALRKLLGEIREKGIEKFSIRDGLTYGELKRFVHFLATGRDDAQEARFESIDYGTIQSLREDSIAVAQEESPLSRSHLLFGAAKVLSDLLKAIAQGTGNSVAEARDIVVSIMKGIRQDAHLFHRLMQMQSHDDYTVTHSLNVSAIVMAQAASLDLPENHIQEIGLAAMLHDVGKEMIPSEILQKPGKIDPSEFATMAQHPVLGAKALRKMDCGSDLPVIVSFEHHMKYDGSGYPKIPSWGKLHAVSYMTQIADVYDALRTYRPYRDSLDIKTTLSIMEKGRGTEFEPNLYDNFLRAVLADQAGAGA
- a CDS encoding polysaccharide deacetylase family protein; this encodes MDGERVLGLKVDVDTRRGMEEGVPALLSLLDEFGLRATFFLSFGPDNSGKAVYRMVRNPRFLFKMIRTNAPGLYGFRTALYGTLLKAPMIASAFPALCREIEERGHEVEFHAWDHRAWQDRLPKKGRDWIGAWLDRGISAYESCLGHPPRAFGAPAWLLTRAAVEEIALRRWDYVSCTRAPAPFLLAGTGLAEVPSDLPCLEEVGGRKGVRTIVDALSGGGLHVYPVHAEVEGGILRDAFVAILRGAMEQGYRVVTLSRIAGSLPKGKLPERPFRTALLRGRAVPCAV
- a CDS encoding bifunctional UDP-4-keto-pentose/UDP-xylose synthase, whose product is MKVLILGVNGFIGHHLTARILSDTDWTVFGMDLADDRLGEIPRDRRFEFVEGDISINKEWIEYHIKKADVVLPLVAIATPKVYVERPLAVFELDFEENLRIVRQAHRYGKRVVFPSTSEVYGMCADAEFDEETSHLVLGPISKERWIYSCSKQLLDRVIWAYGRQGLSFTLFRPFNWIGPRLDSLETAKEGSSRVVTQFIAEMFLGEPIRLVDGGRQRRCFTYVDDGVSGLMKILANRNGCAAGKIFNLGNPENDCSIRDLARILGELFLQHPAGKGRKPPEIVEVDARRYYGEGYQDIQTRTPSIARAREVFGWEPKVGLRDALSKTLDAFIEENTPR
- a CDS encoding nitronate monooxygenase family protein, with the protein product MKLPELNIGRFTARIPLVQGGMSVRVSTSSLASAVAECGGIGTIGGSGIPIGELQEDIRRAKRMTRGIVAVNIMFAIRQFMESVMASIEAGVDMIVTGAGFSRDVFKVGKDHNVPIVSIVSSPEFGRLAERCGADAIVVEAKEAGGHLGTDRPLRELFPEIRKVVKKVPLIAAGGITDGYEIAEMLGRYGADGVQMATRFVLTKECDVPESFKNAYRNAKREDISLMHSPVGLPGRAIRNRFLERLLGGENVYDGECKRNCLKSCDHTFCIIDRLDMSREGDVENGLVFSGENVWKIRDIPTVRDLIDRLVAEAESVYAPAPA